The genomic DNA AGACTCAGTTTTCGCAAAGTGCTATTAACTATAATTTGTTTAGTATTATACACTTTGCGTAGGCGCGTAAATTGCATTTTGCACAGGAGTAAATCTGCGCGCAAATTATATTTTGCGTAGGCGCAAGATGCACTATGCGTCccaattgattaataataacTGTTTTCAGCTATAACCAATCAATATAAAACTTACCCATCTTTGTTTGTTGAAGATCTAGTTTGATGGAGTCGGGAGTTACCGTTCAACGTATATGTTACAGTCATCGGGGGGATAATAGACGGGGAAGCAGAAACAGACGTCCAGCAATAACAGAGACGTGTCGTCGGGAGATAGTAGAGACGACTCGTTGTCGGGATAATAGAGATCCCTCGTTGTCTCGTTGCCCTGAGTGAGAAGAAGAGAGTAgatgagaagaagagagaaagaagataaaagTTATTAAAGAGAGTAATTTGATATGGGCAAAaggttaatttaaaaaaaataatttaatttctcctgttatttttaaaaataagtctGTTATCAAGGTTaccaattttctttttaattttaataaatttatttatttttttaataaattggatGCTCAATTGTCAAGATATttactttctttatttttatctgAACAAATTGGAGACTCAACTTTTAATTCTTCTTGATATAACTTTCGCGATTTTTCTCCCATTAAAAAgtagatatatattttgtttgaacgTTATAACTGCGATATCTTaccaaaattttggtatatcgcaAATATTCGATAAAATTGATATGTCATTTATATCATATCTAGATTTTGGTACAGTAAACTTTTGATGTGATAAaagtatgattttttattatcaaattttttgATAAGGTATACCGAATCGACTCAGTTAGATAGTTAGATATATTagttactaaaaaaataaattattcacaaCTAGAAgcaaataagaaataaattaaaccaTTAACAAACActgaaatgtttaaaaattttgatgCAAAAACAAAGAATTAAAAGTACAAAACAAAcaagtaatattaaaaataatggagaaatattaagtaaattaatatttaaaaaaatgaaaacattttatataaaacgTGTCTGACGATCGGTTTTGTGAAAAAGTTAGGTTTTGAATTCAAAAGACGAAACCCTCCCGCTCCCCTTTtctgtctctctctctctctatatttcTCATTCTCTATAGGCGCTGGAGCACCAAAACACAGAAATTATACATGGCGTCGAACATTGGAATGATGGATTCCGCTTACTTCGTCGGTAGAACAGAGATCTTAGCCTGGGTCAATTCGACTCTTCAACTCAATGTCTCTAAAGTCGAAGAGGTTTTCTCCGTTCGATCTTGCTCAAATCCTCACTCCATTTTCATACAATTGCTCCAATCTCTTCATCTTAACGATTATTCCTAATTCGTCTCCATATGTGTTAATCGCAGGCATCTTCTGGAGCTATTTATTGCCAGCTAATGGATTCGGCTCATCCAGGTGTTGTTCCGATGCACAAGGTGAACTTTGATGCAAAGAATGAATATGATATGATCCAGAATTACAAAGTTCTGCAAGACGTCTTTAACAAACTGAAAATAACCAAGGTTAGATTGATATTTGTGATATTTGTTCATTTGAGCTTTGATATGTGATTCTAAGGATCTGTAGAGGATCTTGCAGTCTCAGATCGGAGATTTGGTTTAgtaattagtttataatatgAGATCTCATAGATCGTGTTTTCAATTTTTGTTCTGTAACCAGCATGTTGATGTTAACAAACTTGTGAAAGGTCGGCCGCTGGATAACCTAGAGTTTATGCAGTGGATGAAGCGTTATTGCGATGGAGGTGTTACACAGAAGTAATTTCCTCTCTGaactaattaactttcggttttaccaatTGATGATTCAAAACACTTTAATAGATTGATACTGCATTCTGAATTGCCAATTCAGAATGCTGCAACCTTGTTGGGAAATTCATTTCGTCTGTCTTATAAAAATCACATATGTATCAATTGTAGTTACAATCCTCTAGAGAGAAGAGAAGCTTGCAAAGGTGGAAAAGATGCGAGCAAGAAATCTGCACCTCCACAGTCTTCAGCCAAGTCTTCTTCATCAGCTAACGCAAGGACTCAAACTTCCCACAGTCGAAAGAATGATGTTCATAATAATGCTTCAAACCAATCTGTCAAGCCTTCGAAAGAATCAAAACCAGTTTCAGATAGTGGACCGGCATATGATGAACAGGTTTTCTTTCTTAACATAAGAATTTCAACTCTTTAGTTTCTTTCTTACGCCTTCTTTGTGCAGATTACAGAGTTGAAACTGTCATTTGATAGCTTGGAGAAAGAAAGAGACTTTTACTTTGCAAAGTTGAGGGATATTGAAATCATATGTCAGATCCCCGAGATTGAGAAGCTACCTGTAAGTAAATCCTTGCATTCATTCATGGTTTCAAAAGTAGTTCAAAGAAAAGTAAAGAAGTAAGGTATAAAAGGGTTATAATTGAGGCAATGAAGAACAACATATCTAAATACAACAAAGTCTAAAAGTGATAGAACTTGATAGACTTTTCTTCAAGCTTCTTATAAACTTAGATTGAATTTTTGTTCTTTCTTTAATGCAGGTTGTGGAAGCATTGAAGATGATACTATATGCGACAGATAATAACAGTTCATCAGTTGTTGCAGAAGCTCAAGCAATGATATCAAAACACCACAAGGGTGTTGAAGGATTGTTGAGTCCTATTCCAGAAGAACCTGAATTTGCGCAAAAGTCGGACAGTCAGAAGAGGAAAAGCATTGTCAATATCGATGTTGATGATGCTGCTGCCAACTCTTTGTCTCCGAGGCAGAGGGTTTCAGATGCTTCAGATGTTCATTGCAGTGGCTCACCTCTTGTGAAACTCTATTGAGGTTTATGTTTCTTATTTGTGTGGGAATTCTTGATATATTAGTTCAATTTATTAAGTAGTTACTGAGTATAATTGTTTTGTGACATTTGAACCAACTTATATGCTTGTGGGTATGGAAGGTGATAATATTGTGAAATTTTCACCAAATATCTTGCAACCTTATGTTCtgtttacaatatttttttcgaGTTTAAGAAAGATCCTCATTTCAATTTAAGGGTTCTTAGTTAAaatttgacttttattttattagattttattagGTAAGACTTTTTAACTTGAATTAACTTTATGAGcgatttaaaactatttttatttgaactaaattaatgaattatgataatctatttctttgtttgttgattttattaattttatatggaaGAGAGTGCAACAATTTGTTGTATTGAGTCTATTGACTATACTTCACTTTAAGTTGTTCTATttataaacacaattttattttgtaaaagatTATACATGACAAAATATTTTAGGTGGGTTGTTTCATTTTGaatatcacaattttaattttttttttcaaatggacaAAACAACCGTCTTCTAATTTtatagtattaatttttttttatttacttaatttatcaagtttataaataaaatatatttacacaaatgtatttaatattttaaatagagtatTTTTTTCGATATCTACATATTCTGATTTATTAAAAGTGATTTGGATGACTAAAAAATGTGTgatcttataaaatttaaataaatatagattttatatttatttttatggataataattaagtaattgTTTTTTGAGATAtacaagttttaaattatttattgcgGTTTGAATGTCTTAAAAAGAAGCGTGATGTGTGAGaatagttaatatttatttaaaaaaaataaaagaattattaattttttttatcaatgtgGTAATTCAttaagaaatgaaaaatattaagttaaaataataagacAATGTTTATTTAcgaaaaaatcttaaattactaaaatgGTATTAATTCAACCTACTTACTTACTACACAATTAAAATTGCAGCCTATTTACCCAAATCTTAGCCTCAAATTGTAATTgagtcaaaaatatatttatgaaattatttaaaaatttatcaaaaaaaatcatttatttgttattatctttttatataattcaatcatatttttcactaaatataaacaattttttttttaaattttaacttttatttaaaaatatcataattagaTAAAACTCAGACTAAATgagaattgaaaaataataataaatctttaaatTTAAGCCTCtcttgattaaattattattaattaaactatttaaattatatttaagttttagtGTCAATAATTTTGTGTAAAAGATTAAAGTTAACAAATTTCtcagtatatttttttttatcaaatcaggTAATTGTCccattttgtttgaaattgctttttaaaaagaaaaaaactattCAATATTTATACAAATCATGGTCTTTTACAAAATCTTTATGCATAAAGTTTGCGTTCAATATTTGAAGTCCCAAAACTTTATATTGCTCCTATGTAccattaatttgaataatataatttcaaagaaaaataaataaaaatatcattgtaATAATAACTTCATACTATaagaaatttgaggaaatgaccccactTGATAGGCTTAATAATAGTACCAGCGCATAAATTAAATAGCGTGGTGACCCTCTTTTTTTTCTAACGAAAATGcccctattgcgtcacgcaacttcAAGTTacgtgacgcaattttttattttttaaaaaaatttaattatgattttttttggaagaaaatggcttagttgcgtcacgcaaccccaatTGCGTCACGTAAtcaatcgcgtcacgcaactcCAGTTACGTCACGCAATCACTTCACGCAACCCCAATTGCGAGacggaaaaaaataaataaaaaatctcacgattccggttgcgtcacgcaatctCCGACATgagcaaaatcgtccaaaaacagtaaaaaGGATCACCagcacttttttttttttaatctctatACTTTCCGCAATTGCCTTTTTTTAGGGTAACTCCACAAATTTCCCCGTAATATAGTTAggatgttttatataaaaataaaatgctatattaaataataaagaactaaaaaaaaatgaagagaaatagCGTTCACTAAAATGACATCTCCTAaaatgggaaatttgaggaaatgaccccaaaatagggccaaatagccgatggtgcgggccactaatttttatagcgctggtgacccccaaattttttaatgaccattttacccatgcgtcacgcaccctccaggtgcgtgacgcaccctgaaccctataaagacttaattttttttcattttcttttcagtttctctctcatccagCCCCTTTCTTCTCGTCTTCTCCGCCGTGAACCCTAATAGCGGCGGAGaagactttctcttctttttcatcgccgaagaaccaatcgaagaggcaccgtcGACCATTCCACCATATTCAATGGTCTATAGCTGCAAAGAACTTCCAAACGCGAACTGCGGCTCCAACGGCGAACGACGACGGCCGAAACAAAAATTTCCactatattcgtttatatttgtgtttatttcgtttacatatgattgtttgtgttgatttcctatacatatgattgtttgtgtgGATTTCCTTTACAGAACGTCATTGATTCGccctgattcgttgaatgcaggttgATTGGTTGGTTGCGTCacgcagggtgcgtcacgcagggtgcgtcacgcagggtgcgtcacgcagggtgcgtcacgcagggtgcgtcacgcagggtgcgtcacgcagggtgcgtcacgcagggtgcgtcacgcagggtgcgtcacgcaggatTACAAATGAAAGTTGACGAAGAATCAATTGGAGGTTTATTCGTGGCGTTTCTTCATCAATGGAGGTATATTACCTTACATTTGCTGACTTCAAATTCTGTATTATTGGTGCTTTCATGTTAATGATGTTTTTTAACTAATATGTCCCGTTTACAGTGTGCTAGGCAAGGTTTTGCATTGGGTTTATCTGTCCTAGTTAGTTCTATCCCAAGCATCAAAATTGATGCATTGCTGAATCTCATAGTAGATACCCTGCCGGCCACTTCTTCAATGAAAGGACAGGTTACAAATGAAAgcctcaatttttttatatttttttttgccaAATGGAATAATgttcattttcattaaatatttaactagATGATGGTGGCCAATATAGGACATGCGAGATAATCTTTTGGGTCGATTATTTGCTTATGGTGCTATTGCACGATCCAAAAAGTTATCTGAAGATTGGAGAACTGACCAGAACTCAACGCAAATTGTTGAATTCATTGGTTCTCTAGTTGGCCTTGCATCCAAGAAGAGGTACCTTCAAGAGCCTGCTGTCTCAATAATTCTGAACTAATTAACAAGGTAAATTTCTTCGACATGAGTACACTTATTTATCTGAGGTGTTCACTCATTTATATGATATGTTAATTGGGTGGTGTTTACAGGTATCTGCAGAGTCTGTCTTGAATGAGATTTTGAAGCACCAGGTCTTGGTGATTGGTTTAATGGTGCAATTGAAGTTGGAAATCCCGATGCATTGCTTCTAGCTCttaaaatgagagagaaaatatctGTTGAAAGCAATGTCTTTGGGAAACTTCTTCCTCATCCATATATAGCTGGAAGCTTTTTTACAGTTGAACACTTGTCCTCTATTTCTAACTGCTTGAAGGTGATTCTCGTAATTGAATTTCTCTTGATTCTTCCTTTTATGCAAACTAGTCTTAATCTTCTTTGTATGGCCTAACTTGCAGAAGTCTACTTTCTGTCAGCCTCGTGTTCATAGTATATGGCCTGTCTTAGTGAATATTATCCTACCAGATGTGGTCTTGGAAGTAGACTCAACTCAAAGCTCGCATTCtggaaaaaaacacaaaagaaacCGCAAAGCTAGTTTGTTGGAAGAAGAGGTTGAGAAAAATCTGAAGTGCTTCTGCGAAGTTGTGTTGGAAGGATGTCTTTTTTTGTGCCAATTTGAGTTTTGCTGTAAACTCTGTACTGTGTATATATACAACACCTTTGTTATAGATTATTCTTCATTTAAGTTGGttcaaacatttaatttatttatctttttttatttgttatttgataaGAGAAGTGTGATTGAGGTAAATCTTTGAATTTTGAACGAAATGATTCAATGGTTTAGTTTCAAGTTATAGAGGGTTAAACAAATCTAGatagttacaaataaattgtgATTTGTGAACCAGAAGTTGTGATTTGAGGTAATGTAATGCTTTACAATTATTGAGTAATGTGTGATTTACAAACCAATGTAATTACATATAAAGTTCCCAACATATTTGATTTACAAACAAATAAGAAACGATTTATAAAAGACAGTATAAAGACACATATCATCTGATCTTTGTTGATCATAAAAGAGATCGATCAGATCCAAAAATTAGGGTTCTTCGTCGTCATTATCCTGCACCAAGATGATTAACATGTCACATGTCGATCTGGCTCTGCAATCTCACGTTCTCTCTTTCTACATGAGACATTTTATTTCTCTCCTCCAACAGATGAACTTGCAGGTGTTCAACACATTTTGCATCTTCTTCCAATTGCTCATTTAACTCATCAATCTCTCTATCCTGAGTTTTCAACAGACAATGGAGAAATATGTGACAAACTATgtcatcaaattaaaaatagaagCTAATCAATCTACTACAATCCTAAACTACAAAATTTGGCTTTTATGGGCCACACAGCTTGGATTGACACCAGATAGCTATATAGATCCAATTTGAGAAAGATTTCATAATCAAGAATAAACTAACATGCTTCAAGCCTTCAACACTCTAAAATCAGTTGTCAGTTACCCTCATTTCTTCAAAGAATAAATTGGGTATTTCAACAGGGCATTTCATCAACCTAATATATTTGAACTGTTAacacaaaaaagaaataacataTTCAGATGGTTGCTACTATCAATCGAGAGACACCGTAACAATGAAATGCAAATACTAACTATAAATGGTTtggggtgcgtcacgcaggtgcgtcacgcaggtgcgtcacgcaggtgcgtcacgcacctgcgtgacgcacccggaTTTCGCCGCCGGTGACATTTACCTAATCAATCCCTaatccctaaaccctaacaaacaatgcgttcaaataaaggaaaaagTAAGCATACCAGTAGCAGAAAGAGACATCTCCTTCGTTGGGATCCCGCCGTCTTCGTTGGGATTCCTTCGTCGGTGGTTGTactttttagagagaagaaggAGAAAAGGAAGTGacgaaagagaagaagaaagaaagaaatgaaaagaaagagaaaaactgtaattttttttattatatagtaagggcattgtggacttttcacaatgccctcaggtgcgtcacgcaaccggagggtgcgtgacgcaacgggggtattttcggcagaaaattatttgggggtcaccagcgctataaaaattagTGGCCCGCACCAAACATAATTAGCCCCctttttggggtcatttcctcaaatttccccctAAAATTGGAGTAAAAAAAAAAGCTCTTATCCATGGCCGTTTCTTCCCTCAGAAAATCTCACCGCCTTTACTCCGGTACCTCTGTTATCGCcggagaagaagagaagaacTCACCGGAAAACCGAAATCATGAATTGTTACATCCTAAGCTGCGATTCGCATGTCGAGCGAGCTTTAACTCACTGGAATAAGGTGGGGAAGCCAAAGATGATTGTCGCTCCCATGGTTAACCATTCGGAGCTACCTTTCAGGATGCTTTGCCGGAAATACGGAGCAGAAGCTGCTTATACGCCAATGCTTCACTCTCGTATCTTCATCGAAAGCAAGAAATATCGTTCCCAGGAATTCACTACCTGCCAGGTTTTTCCATTTCTCATGCTTTCTTGTTCAAATTCGTTCCGTTCGTCTCTCAATTGTAAATTAGTCTGCTCCTTTACAATAAGATGGATGATGAGAACTCAATGAATTGGCATTTGatttaacttaaaactcttacATATATAAACAGTGGAAACTATTCTACTTTCAGAAGAGTTCTTAACTTTAACAAGATCATTCTTCAATATTATGTGTATAATCAATCTGCTCAGCCATTACAGCAATTCAAAATGACTGGCAATTAAACCTAGATGCTCAACAGTATGGCTCTGTATACTTTGATAGAGAATAAATACACAACATAGACTTCTGTGATGATCATTTCTTGTTTCATAAGATTATTGTGACTTGACAATGAGAATTGGAAATGGTGGATAAGTTGATGCTTGTGCAGGTGATATTGCCTTTCTTTGTGAAATCAGAAGCAATTC from Impatiens glandulifera chromosome 9, dImpGla2.1, whole genome shotgun sequence includes the following:
- the LOC124915384 gene encoding microtubule-associated protein RP/EB family member 1C-like gives rise to the protein MASNIGMMDSAYFVGRTEILAWVNSTLQLNVSKVEEASSGAIYCQLMDSAHPGVVPMHKVNFDAKNEYDMIQNYKVLQDVFNKLKITKHVDVNKLVKGRPLDNLEFMQWMKRYCDGGVTQNYNPLERREACKGGKDASKKSAPPQSSAKSSSSANARTQTSHSRKNDVHNNASNQSVKPSKESKPVSDSGPAYDEQITELKLSFDSLEKERDFYFAKLRDIEIICQIPEIEKLPVVEALKMILYATDNNSSSVVAEAQAMISKHHKGVEGLLSPIPEEPEFAQKSDSQKRKSIVNIDVDDAAANSLSPRQRVSDASDVHCSGSPLVKLY
- the LOC124915879 gene encoding rDNA transcriptional regulator pol5-like, translating into MECARQGFALGLSVLVSSIPSIKIDALLNLIVDTLPATSSMKGQDMRDNLLGRLFAYGAIARSKKLSEDWRTDQNSTQIVEFIGSLVGLASKKRYLQEPAVSIILN